Proteins from one Trichocoleus desertorum ATA4-8-CV12 genomic window:
- a CDS encoding cistern family PEP-CTERM protein translates to MLRSLTNLALGVSILSALGTLAIAPAASAFSFSGGSVTIDATDKDKSFTVNFDGNVATKTVAGLSSQAIFKFLGFNTAGTKTEAAFEVTLDNTSSGGITSRTSALGFNVNQTLVGIGEASGSGNTRSSGIFTNDRSGSFPNQFGAVDVCFTDGKTCQGGSNGGVKTADSPGKFSSTLAFSSTVSSFTLSNFGVRYQSINGKSIDGDDFNGDSGTGQGTPVQPESPKPPTKHVPEPSSTTALVILGAGLLYGRKKRSELA, encoded by the coding sequence ATGTTGAGGTCTCTTACGAACCTGGCTCTTGGGGTTTCTATTTTATCTGCCTTAGGCACTCTCGCGATCGCTCCCGCAGCTTCGGCCTTCAGTTTCAGCGGTGGTAGTGTCACCATTGATGCAACCGATAAAGACAAGTCCTTCACAGTCAACTTCGACGGCAATGTCGCAACGAAAACTGTCGCTGGATTGTCTTCCCAAGCCATCTTTAAGTTCTTGGGCTTTAACACGGCAGGAACCAAAACTGAAGCCGCTTTTGAAGTCACCCTAGATAACACCTCTAGCGGTGGTATTACTTCTAGAACTTCTGCTTTAGGATTCAATGTTAACCAAACGCTAGTCGGTATTGGCGAGGCTTCTGGCAGTGGGAATACCCGCTCTTCGGGAATTTTCACTAACGACAGGTCTGGTTCATTTCCTAATCAGTTTGGTGCAGTTGATGTCTGCTTTACGGACGGTAAGACTTGCCAAGGCGGTAGTAACGGTGGGGTAAAAACGGCTGATTCCCCCGGAAAGTTCTCTTCCACTCTCGCTTTCAGCAGTACCGTATCAAGTTTTACTCTCAGTAACTTTGGAGTTCGTTACCAAAGCATTAATGGTAAAAGCATTGATGGTGATGATTTCAACGGAGACAGTGGCACAGGCCAAGGCACTCCTGTCCAACCTGAGTCACCCAAGCCACCTACTAAACATGTGCCTGAGCCTAGTAGCACCACAGCTCTTGTAATACTTGGTGCTGGGTTGCTCTATGGCCGTAAGAAGCGGTCTGAACTCGCTTAG
- the grxC gene encoding glutaredoxin 3, whose protein sequence is MASKVEIYTWQTCPFCIRAKALLDKKGVEYTEYSIDGDEAARAKMSQRANGKRSVPQIFIDDQHIGGCDDIHALNAQGKLDQLLQTAG, encoded by the coding sequence ATGGCTTCTAAAGTTGAAATCTACACTTGGCAGACCTGTCCCTTTTGCATTCGTGCTAAAGCGCTGCTAGACAAAAAGGGCGTTGAATATACCGAATACAGTATTGATGGAGATGAAGCAGCTCGCGCTAAAATGTCTCAGCGTGCTAACGGCAAACGCTCCGTGCCCCAAATTTTTATTGACGACCAGCATATTGGTGGTTGTGACGACATTCATGCTTTGAATGCTCAAGGCAAGCTTGATCAACTTTTGCAGACTGCTGGCTAG
- the gshB gene encoding glutathione synthase, producing MKFAFIIDPIQKLDPCHDTSVALMEAAQELGHEVWVTQANLLSVVDGKAWAILEQVKLTPIQLVDSRWVAAESWYSLESSLQDSTQAKGLGNLRPLEEMDVVFMRTDPPVTTAYLYATYILDYIDPAKTLVVNAPRGLRAANEKMYALQFTEAIPTTIVTQNKQVIRQFVEQQGAAVLKPLGGKAGEGILFLEPGDRNLNSMIEISTLQGQLPIMIQTYLPEAKAGDKRIILLDGEPIGAVNRVPTGNEFRGNMAVGGRVESVDITPREREICTQLAPVLRRDGLIFVGIDVIGGYLTEVNVTSPTGIREIDRLNQSRLGHQVVQWLEKVRANKLSLTAPA from the coding sequence TTGAAATTCGCATTTATTATTGACCCCATTCAAAAACTTGATCCTTGTCATGATACAAGTGTTGCCCTGATGGAAGCAGCACAAGAACTGGGTCATGAAGTGTGGGTGACTCAAGCGAATTTATTGAGTGTGGTAGATGGGAAAGCTTGGGCAATATTAGAACAGGTCAAGTTGACACCGATTCAATTAGTGGATAGCCGCTGGGTTGCTGCTGAATCTTGGTATTCCCTAGAAAGTTCCTTACAAGATTCCACCCAGGCTAAGGGTTTGGGCAACCTGCGTCCGTTAGAAGAAATGGACGTAGTCTTTATGCGAACTGACCCTCCCGTCACTACGGCTTACCTTTACGCAACCTATATTCTGGACTACATTGATCCAGCTAAAACGCTGGTCGTGAATGCACCGAGAGGTCTGAGAGCCGCCAATGAAAAGATGTATGCGCTCCAGTTTACCGAGGCGATCCCCACTACGATCGTGACTCAAAACAAGCAGGTGATTCGCCAGTTTGTGGAGCAGCAAGGAGCGGCGGTTCTGAAGCCTCTCGGTGGCAAAGCGGGTGAAGGCATCTTGTTCTTGGAACCGGGGGATCGCAACCTGAATTCCATGATTGAAATCAGCACCCTACAAGGACAACTGCCAATCATGATTCAGACTTACTTGCCCGAAGCGAAAGCAGGTGACAAGCGAATTATCTTGCTAGACGGAGAGCCGATTGGAGCCGTTAACCGCGTGCCCACGGGCAATGAGTTCCGGGGCAACATGGCCGTGGGTGGCAGAGTCGAGTCAGTAGATATCACACCTAGAGAGAGGGAGATCTGCACTCAGCTAGCTCCAGTATTGCGCCGAGATGGACTAATTTTTGTGGGAATAGATGTGATTGGCGGCTACCTGACAGAGGTTAATGTCACCAGTCCTACAGGTATCCGCGAGATTGATCGCCTCAATCAATCTAGACTGGGCCATCAAGTAGTTCAGTGGCTAGAGAAAGTTAGAGCTAACAAGCTCAGCCTGACTGCACCTGCTTAG
- a CDS encoding Fe2+-dependent dioxygenase has product MMLTIPDVLTSEELNSVVSILDTADFVDGKTTAGWHAKLVKQNTQLKSEASYGQDLKETIQNALKGNTLFQIAVQPKRVHSLLFSRYELGMSYGSHIDNALMGGQEFLRSDVSLTLFLNPPSSYGGGELVIENVEGETMFKLEAGSAIIYPSSTLHRVNPVTEGVRLVAVAWVQSLVRDPHEREILFDLDVARRALFDRQGKTTEFDLISKSHANLLRKWADV; this is encoded by the coding sequence ATGATGCTGACTATTCCTGATGTCCTTACGTCAGAAGAACTGAATTCTGTAGTTTCTATCCTAGATACGGCTGACTTTGTGGATGGCAAAACCACTGCTGGTTGGCATGCAAAGCTAGTCAAGCAAAATACTCAGCTCAAAAGTGAAGCTAGCTATGGCCAGGACCTGAAGGAAACCATCCAAAATGCTTTGAAGGGCAACACTCTGTTTCAAATTGCTGTGCAGCCTAAACGAGTCCACTCGCTGCTGTTTAGCCGCTATGAACTGGGGATGTCCTATGGTAGCCATATTGATAATGCCTTGATGGGCGGCCAAGAATTTTTACGCTCCGATGTCTCCTTGACGTTGTTTCTGAATCCTCCTTCTAGTTATGGTGGGGGTGAGTTAGTGATTGAGAATGTTGAAGGGGAAACGATGTTTAAGCTGGAAGCAGGCTCAGCAATTATTTATCCTTCTTCGACCCTACATCGCGTTAACCCAGTTACTGAAGGGGTGCGATTAGTGGCTGTAGCTTGGGTGCAAAGCTTAGTGCGTGACCCCCACGAACGGGAGATCTTGTTTGACTTAGATGTAGCTCGTCGGGCTTTGTTTGATAGACAGGGTAAGACGACAGAGTTCGACCTAATTTCTAAAAGCCATGCTAATTTGCTCCGCAAGTGGGCGGATGTCTAA
- a CDS encoding inositol monophosphatase family protein codes for MPLPSAEQDQKIRQVIRSCGLQVERMAKEQFQISQKGPDDYVTNVDRALDRELTAAFSTLFPHDGLITEENAQSRQAFGADYSRLWLIDPLDGTEDFIKGKAEFAIMVGLLQEYQPIAGWVYAPMLNQMYYGGCGWGLFQEKPGQDSTRLEPVEPPPPQSGFCPMIIGTKDQNNFGEAIARLIPDVQFGTLGSFGLKVMEVICGRAGLYVYFNGRVKLWDTTGPLALAKAAGLVCCDLEGEPIRFTPDALDPETLAHKQPILVGWPAYIEPLRPKLQKAIGMLRLQR; via the coding sequence ATGCCCTTGCCTTCTGCTGAACAAGACCAAAAAATTCGCCAAGTGATTCGTAGTTGCGGTTTGCAAGTAGAACGGATGGCGAAAGAGCAGTTCCAAATTTCTCAAAAGGGTCCGGATGACTACGTAACCAATGTCGATCGCGCTTTAGATCGAGAATTGACAGCAGCTTTCTCAACTTTATTTCCTCACGATGGTTTGATTACCGAGGAAAATGCTCAGTCAAGGCAAGCTTTTGGGGCTGACTACTCGCGGCTTTGGCTGATTGATCCGCTAGACGGTACTGAGGATTTTATTAAAGGCAAAGCAGAGTTTGCCATTATGGTAGGGCTGTTGCAGGAATACCAGCCGATCGCGGGTTGGGTCTATGCGCCAATGCTGAACCAGATGTATTACGGTGGCTGTGGTTGGGGATTGTTTCAAGAAAAACCTGGGCAGGATAGCACGCGGTTGGAGCCTGTAGAGCCGCCGCCGCCTCAATCTGGGTTTTGCCCCATGATCATCGGGACAAAAGACCAAAATAACTTTGGAGAAGCGATCGCTCGACTAATCCCGGATGTGCAATTTGGCACGCTAGGCAGCTTCGGCCTGAAGGTGATGGAAGTGATTTGTGGCCGCGCTGGTCTTTATGTTTACTTTAATGGTCGGGTCAAGCTTTGGGATACGACCGGGCCTTTGGCTCTTGCAAAAGCAGCAGGATTAGTTTGCTGCGATCTCGAAGGAGAACCGATTCGCTTTACCCCAGACGCGCTTGATCCAGAAACGCTGGCCCACAAGCAACCCATTTTAGTTGGCTGGCCTGCCTATATAGAGCCGTTACGCCCCAAATTGCAAAAAGCGATCGGGATGTTACGGCTCCAACGGTAG
- a CDS encoding DUF1257 domain-containing protein: MSHFSTLRTKITDAEILKASLGDLGITVKSEADVRGYNGQRVRSDIVAVLEGEYDLGWSRNSDGSFDLIADLWGVAKKHNQTELINSINQKYAVNKTLAEVKRPGLQNANVKLVLQK, encoded by the coding sequence ATGTCTCACTTCAGCACTCTACGTACCAAGATTACTGATGCAGAAATCCTGAAAGCTTCTTTGGGTGATTTGGGTATTACGGTCAAATCTGAAGCTGATGTACGTGGCTACAACGGTCAAAGAGTTCGTTCTGACATCGTTGCTGTTCTCGAAGGTGAATACGACCTAGGCTGGTCTCGTAATAGTGATGGTTCTTTCGACCTCATCGCTGACCTCTGGGGCGTTGCTAAGAAGCACAACCAAACCGAACTCATCAACTCCATCAATCAAAAGTACGCAGTTAATAAGACTCTGGCAGAAGTTAAGCGGCCTGGTCTGCAAAATGCCAACGTTAAACTAGTTCTGCAAAAGTAA
- a CDS encoding AAA family ATPase has protein sequence MQEELNILIQAQYPLIYLVTSEEERAEQAVAAIVQARSPQRPQLFIWTMTEGMVGHEQSRSPVQSNTVSPEAAIDWAIRQPSGVFLFKDLHPFKDSPAVTRRLRDAIARFKGTQKTIILMSPVQQVPIELEKEVVVLDFTLPTMAELNQVLSQQLDQQPRNRRITTEAREKLLKAALGLTRDEAEKVYRKALVTAGRLTEAEVDIVLSEKKQLIRRNGILEYIEEDETIDSVGGLEELKRWLKQRSNAFTERAREYGLPQPKGMLILGVPGCGKSLIAKTTSRLWGLPLIRLDMGRVYDGSMVGRSEANLRNALKTAESISPAILFIDEIDKAFAGSTGSADSDGGTSSRIFGSFLTWMQEKTSPVFVMATANRVERLPGEFLRKGRFDEIFFVDLPTKEERTEIFNIHLSKRRREIARFDLDQLATVCEGFSGAEIEQALIAAMYEAFAQEREFTQLDIIAAIKSTLPLSKTMNEQVTALRDWARQRARPAASSVAEYQRLEF, from the coding sequence ATGCAAGAAGAGCTCAATATTTTAATTCAAGCTCAATACCCTCTTATCTATCTAGTTACCTCTGAAGAGGAGCGGGCTGAGCAGGCAGTTGCCGCAATTGTTCAAGCTAGATCACCCCAACGGCCTCAGCTGTTTATTTGGACAATGACTGAGGGCATGGTGGGTCACGAACAGTCCCGTAGCCCAGTGCAAAGCAATACTGTCTCTCCAGAAGCAGCGATTGATTGGGCCATTCGGCAGCCATCTGGTGTGTTCCTGTTCAAGGATCTACACCCCTTCAAAGATTCTCCAGCAGTAACGCGGCGACTTCGAGATGCGATCGCCAGATTTAAGGGAACACAAAAAACTATTATTTTGATGTCTCCCGTGCAGCAAGTTCCGATTGAGTTAGAAAAGGAAGTTGTAGTGCTCGATTTCACTCTGCCAACGATGGCTGAGTTGAATCAAGTGCTATCCCAACAGCTAGACCAACAGCCTCGCAACCGTCGGATTACAACTGAAGCACGAGAAAAGCTCCTAAAGGCGGCTCTGGGACTTACCCGAGATGAAGCCGAGAAAGTTTATCGTAAAGCCTTAGTGACCGCAGGCCGCTTAACAGAGGCGGAAGTAGATATTGTTTTATCGGAAAAGAAGCAGCTCATTCGCCGTAATGGCATCTTAGAGTACATCGAAGAAGACGAGACAATTGATTCTGTCGGTGGTTTAGAAGAACTCAAGCGCTGGCTCAAGCAACGCTCTAACGCTTTCACAGAGAGAGCTAGAGAGTATGGACTACCTCAGCCCAAAGGTATGCTGATTTTGGGGGTTCCGGGTTGCGGTAAGTCCCTGATTGCTAAAACTACTTCTAGACTTTGGGGTTTGCCACTGATTCGTCTGGACATGGGACGAGTTTATGATGGCTCGATGGTAGGTCGCTCTGAAGCCAATTTGCGTAATGCCTTAAAAACAGCTGAATCGATCTCTCCAGCAATCCTGTTTATCGATGAGATTGATAAAGCGTTTGCAGGTAGCACTGGTTCTGCGGATTCTGATGGTGGTACCTCCAGCCGTATTTTTGGTTCCTTCCTCACCTGGATGCAAGAAAAAACCTCTCCGGTATTTGTCATGGCAACTGCCAACCGGGTGGAGCGTTTACCAGGGGAGTTCCTCAGAAAAGGGCGTTTCGATGAAATCTTCTTTGTCGATCTGCCAACTAAAGAGGAGCGCACAGAGATCTTCAATATTCACTTAAGCAAGCGGCGGCGTGAAATTGCTCGGTTTGATCTAGACCAGCTCGCGACTGTTTGCGAAGGTTTTTCCGGGGCGGAAATTGAACAGGCTTTGATTGCAGCAATGTACGAGGCATTTGCCCAAGAGCGTGAATTTACTCAGCTCGACATTATTGCTGCCATCAAGTCAACATTGCCTCTATCTAAAACAATGAATGAGCAGGTGACAGCCCTAAGAGACTGGGCAAGGCAGCGCGCGCGACCTGCTGCATCTTCCGTCGCAGAGTATCAGCGACTGGAGTTCTAA
- the infC gene encoding translation initiation factor IF-3, whose amino-acid sequence MSTRAPLIEKKQNRDLPQINERIRFPKIRVIDTDGAQLGILTPREALQIAEEKELDLVLVSDKADPPVCRIMDYGKFKFEQEKKAREAKKKQHTSDVKEVKMRYKIEEHDYNVRINQAERFLKAGDKVKATIMFRGREIQHSDLAETLLMRMAKDLQEMAEVQQFPKKEGRNMMMLLAPKKA is encoded by the coding sequence TTGTCAACGAGAGCACCCTTAATCGAAAAAAAACAAAATCGTGATTTACCCCAAATCAACGAGCGCATTCGATTTCCCAAAATTCGGGTCATTGATACTGATGGGGCACAACTAGGTATCCTTACCCCTCGTGAGGCTCTGCAAATTGCAGAGGAGAAAGAGCTGGATTTGGTCCTGGTTAGTGATAAAGCCGATCCTCCGGTCTGCCGGATTATGGATTACGGCAAATTTAAATTTGAACAAGAGAAAAAAGCTAGAGAAGCTAAAAAGAAGCAGCACACTTCCGACGTAAAGGAAGTAAAGATGCGCTACAAAATTGAAGAGCACGATTACAACGTCCGCATTAACCAGGCTGAGCGTTTTCTGAAGGCAGGAGACAAGGTCAAAGCGACGATTATGTTTCGGGGTCGGGAGATTCAGCACAGCGACTTAGCTGAAACCTTGCTGATGCGAATGGCAAAAGATTTGCAAGAAATGGCTGAAGTGCAGCAATTCCCCAAGAAAGAAGGACGCAATATGATGATGTTGCTTGCGCCCAAGAAAGCATAG
- a CDS encoding HEAT repeat domain-containing protein — MTLKNRWLAKNSLGQKLLRWVNLRPEESERTMLMFAFYTTTSIGLLWLEASTVALFLKEYGADKLPWIYIASAGIGSGLGFLYSWMQRILPLRRVIVLTALLMAVPLLLFRFGLNVEDGATIGSLTVLSLTVLLMRLWLEAIYVLNDLNTSITANQLFNIREIKRTFPLISSGVLVADVISGFSLPFLLSFIKVADVILIACLVMAIGAGVLFYLSQSYNQFFPEAPRRRLEEAHPDQLTARRLKGPLRRYVVLLFAFFMMAQVLFLLVDFQFLSQLENQNLSAQGLVGGIASFLGLFNGVLGVFELATQWFASSRVIERIGVFTAAMVLPIAIIVLGSFSMTGLVPLFVGLVILKFLDELLHYTLFTSTGPVLFQALPESVRSGLQSLVRGIAEPIATGLTGLSILGIIWFYKNTDLAIQLRDWIFLAQIIILAAIWLFTVWLLRSRYVGLLVVGAERGQLSISDVDLRELKRAVIETLNRPGTEADKRSCIELLSQIDPQNVGDALAPLIANLPPALQRQSLEAMLVYPNEAYLSQIRALIEQPLFPEVLAVALRYIWLTEREPDIRQLRPYLRPEVDPVVRGTAASLMLRRGTPRQKAEATNTLRQMLTHKKERERVMGCRALGEAVYLQALRLYIPNLLQDESLRVRCALLEAIAATHLDEYYPSLLRGLHYKSTREAAMRALVRLEDEAIPLLVDLAEDSHKPDLVRMQAWSAIGQIGTHKALDVLVAHLMTAWGATRRNVLRILLKIPHEQGIDAISDRLGRSGVETLIDQEMLFIGQLYAALVDLNSEQILGGEADLLRRALEDVHTDAVERLFLLMKVLYPLEAIQAAALNLQSASPSSVAQGLEILDNTLDIANKRALLSVLDRRPELDKLQSLSSMVVYEPMSASDRLRYLLDLRYFLPDWPLACCFHLARQARWSLTSEQILACLRYPTGYVREAVLTYLQVASPRALKELLPKLTNDPDRLVAAQVQQMMAELGLATPKAHPNGSKPPEQPTNFSDIAGFEPI; from the coding sequence ATGACGCTAAAAAATCGGTGGCTTGCTAAAAATAGCCTTGGCCAAAAGCTACTGCGATGGGTCAATCTCCGCCCAGAAGAGAGCGAGCGTACGATGTTGATGTTTGCTTTTTACACCACAACCTCTATCGGGTTGCTCTGGTTAGAAGCAAGTACAGTCGCTTTATTCTTAAAAGAGTACGGAGCCGATAAGCTACCTTGGATTTATATTGCTAGCGCCGGGATTGGTTCAGGATTAGGATTTCTCTATTCTTGGATGCAGCGCATCCTACCGCTACGCCGCGTCATTGTTTTAACTGCTTTATTAATGGCAGTTCCCTTACTCTTATTTCGCTTCGGTCTCAATGTTGAGGATGGAGCCACAATTGGCAGCCTTACCGTTCTCAGCCTGACAGTTTTGTTGATGCGGCTCTGGCTAGAGGCGATTTACGTCCTTAACGATCTCAACACCTCAATTACGGCCAACCAACTTTTTAATATTCGTGAAATTAAACGAACATTTCCACTCATTAGTAGTGGAGTTTTGGTGGCGGATGTCATTAGTGGTTTCTCGTTGCCATTTCTCCTGTCTTTTATCAAAGTTGCAGATGTAATCTTGATTGCCTGCTTGGTTATGGCGATCGGAGCAGGCGTCTTATTCTACTTGAGCCAAAGTTACAATCAGTTTTTTCCAGAGGCTCCCCGCAGACGCTTAGAGGAAGCTCATCCCGACCAACTTACGGCTCGTCGGCTGAAAGGGCCGTTGCGGCGATATGTAGTTTTGCTATTCGCCTTCTTTATGATGGCGCAGGTGCTATTTCTGCTTGTAGATTTCCAATTTCTCAGTCAGCTAGAAAACCAAAATTTATCAGCGCAGGGATTGGTTGGTGGCATTGCTAGCTTTTTAGGCCTTTTTAATGGGGTGCTAGGCGTTTTTGAATTGGCAACGCAGTGGTTTGCCTCTAGTCGCGTAATTGAGCGGATTGGAGTGTTTACTGCAGCCATGGTTTTACCGATCGCCATTATTGTTTTAGGCTCTTTTTCCATGACGGGTCTGGTGCCCCTTTTTGTAGGCTTAGTAATCCTCAAGTTTCTGGATGAGTTGCTGCACTATACCTTATTCACCAGTACAGGGCCTGTCCTCTTTCAAGCCTTACCTGAGAGCGTCCGCAGCGGGCTACAGTCTCTAGTGAGAGGAATCGCTGAACCGATCGCGACGGGCCTAACGGGACTCAGTATTTTAGGGATTATCTGGTTTTACAAAAATACGGATCTTGCCATCCAGTTGCGAGATTGGATCTTTTTGGCCCAAATCATTATTCTGGCAGCCATTTGGCTCTTTACTGTTTGGCTGCTGCGTAGCCGCTATGTAGGGCTCCTGGTGGTGGGAGCAGAGCGAGGGCAACTTAGCATTTCTGATGTAGATTTGCGGGAGCTGAAGCGAGCTGTGATTGAAACGCTCAATCGCCCTGGCACAGAAGCAGACAAGCGCTCTTGTATTGAGTTACTGAGCCAGATTGATCCGCAGAATGTAGGTGACGCGCTGGCTCCACTGATCGCAAATCTGCCGCCCGCCTTGCAGCGTCAGAGCTTAGAGGCCATGTTGGTGTATCCCAATGAAGCCTATCTCAGTCAGATTAGAGCTTTAATTGAGCAACCTTTGTTCCCCGAAGTGCTGGCAGTGGCGTTGCGCTACATCTGGCTCACAGAACGAGAACCTGATATTCGGCAATTGCGGCCTTACTTGCGCCCAGAAGTTGATCCGGTGGTGCGAGGTACGGCGGCATCTCTGATGTTGCGGCGAGGCACCCCTCGACAGAAGGCGGAGGCTACCAATACGTTGCGGCAAATGCTGACTCACAAAAAAGAGCGCGAACGGGTGATGGGTTGTCGCGCTTTGGGTGAGGCGGTTTATCTCCAAGCGCTGCGGCTTTACATCCCCAACTTGTTGCAAGATGAATCTTTGCGAGTCCGTTGTGCTTTGCTGGAGGCGATCGCTGCCACCCATTTAGATGAATACTATCCTTCGCTACTACGGGGCTTGCACTACAAATCGACTCGTGAAGCAGCTATGCGAGCCCTGGTCAGGCTGGAGGATGAAGCCATTCCTTTGTTGGTGGACTTAGCCGAGGATAGTCATAAACCAGACTTAGTCCGCATGCAGGCTTGGAGTGCGATCGGTCAAATTGGCACTCACAAAGCTTTAGACGTGCTAGTGGCTCATTTGATGACCGCCTGGGGAGCCACTCGACGTAACGTTCTAAGAATTTTGTTAAAAATTCCCCATGAGCAGGGTATTGATGCCATCTCCGATCGCTTGGGACGGAGTGGGGTAGAAACCCTGATTGATCAAGAAATGCTGTTTATTGGACAGCTCTATGCTGCCTTAGTGGATCTCAATTCTGAGCAGATTTTAGGCGGAGAAGCAGATTTACTGCGTCGGGCGTTAGAAGATGTGCATACCGATGCAGTAGAGCGCCTATTTTTGCTGATGAAGGTGTTGTATCCCTTAGAAGCGATTCAGGCAGCAGCACTCAACCTGCAATCCGCCTCGCCTTCTAGTGTGGCTCAGGGCTTGGAGATCTTAGACAATACTTTGGATATTGCCAATAAACGCGCTTTGTTGAGTGTGCTCGATCGCCGCCCTGAATTGGATAAGCTGCAAAGCCTTTCGAGTATGGTGGTCTATGAACCGATGAGTGCTAGCGATCGCCTGCGCTACCTGTTAGATTTGCGCTATTTTCTACCCGACTGGCCTTTAGCCTGCTGTTTTCATTTAGCGCGTCAGGCTCGCTGGAGTCTCACATCCGAGCAAATTCTAGCTTGTTTGCGCTACCCCACGGGATATGTCCGGGAGGCCGTCCTGACTTATTTGCAGGTTGCATCTCCTAGAGCCCTCAAAGAGCTTTTGCCCAAGCTGACTAACGATCCAGATCGACTGGTAGCGGCTCAAGTCCAGCAGATGATGGCAGAATTGGGCTTAGCGACTCCTAAAGCGCACCCCAACGGCTCCAAACCCCCGGAGCAGCCTACCAACTTTTCGGATATAGCGGGATTTGAGCCTATTTAA
- a CDS encoding Crp/Fnr family transcriptional regulator — MLTSVDRLLFVRGVPIFKELRDDFLVRLASIMDELSFPTKHTIFKEGQEGRSLYIVVSGRVRVHLSNQDLAQLEKGACFGEMSLFDAEPRSASVTTLETCECLVLTQQQLYDAIDETPGIALNIIRLLSRRIRELNQRINAQDAENQKLLSLYNRHVNSLQDNRLPSSY, encoded by the coding sequence ATGTTAACCAGCGTCGATCGCCTGCTTTTTGTTCGAGGAGTACCTATCTTTAAGGAACTACGGGATGATTTTCTCGTTAGGTTAGCCTCCATTATGGATGAGCTCTCTTTTCCGACAAAGCACACCATCTTTAAAGAGGGGCAGGAGGGGCGATCGCTTTACATTGTGGTGTCTGGTCGAGTTCGGGTGCATCTAAGCAATCAGGATTTGGCGCAGTTAGAAAAAGGCGCTTGCTTTGGGGAAATGTCTTTGTTTGATGCCGAGCCGCGTTCAGCTTCAGTTACAACCCTGGAGACTTGTGAGTGCTTGGTTCTGACGCAGCAGCAGCTCTACGACGCCATTGATGAGACTCCTGGCATCGCCCTCAATATTATTCGGCTGTTGTCCCGCCGCATTCGGGAGCTAAATCAGAGGATTAACGCTCAAGACGCCGAAAATCAAAAGTTACTGTCTTTGTACAATCGTCACGTGAACAGTTTGCAAGATAACCGTCTGCCCTCTTCCTACTAA